From the genome of Arvicola amphibius chromosome 9, mArvAmp1.2, whole genome shotgun sequence, one region includes:
- the C9H8orf82 gene encoding UPF0598 protein C8orf82 homolog, with the protein MWPPCRSLRNLALALARSQGARACSGDERVSYTQGQSPEPRTREYFYYVDHHGQLFLDDSKLKNFITCFKDLQFLVTFFSRLRPNHSGRYEASFPFLSLCGRERNFLRCEDRPVVFTHLLAPDSESPRLSYCGGGEALAIPFEPARLLPLAANGRLYHPAPERAGGVGLVRSALAFELSACFEYGPESPTVPSHVHWQGRRIALTMDLAPLLLAAPPP; encoded by the exons ATGTGGCCGCCTTGCAGGTCACTGCGTAACTTGGCTCTAGCCTTGGCGAGATCGCAGGGAGCTCGGGCCTGCAGTGGGGACGAACGTGTCTCCTACACACAGGGCCAAAGCCCGGAGCCCAGAACCCGCGAGTATTTCTACTACGTGGATCACCATGGCCAG CTTTTCCTGGATGACTCCAAACTGAAGAACTTTATCACCTGCTTCAAAG ACCTGCAGTTCCTGGTCACTTTCTTCTCTCGGCTGAGACCTAACCACAGCGGGCGCTATGaggcttccttccccttcctctctctctgcggCAGAGAGCGTAACTTCCTGCGTTGTGAAGACCGGCCTGTGGTCTTCACGCACTTGCTGGCCCCCGACAGCGAGTCCCCTCGCCTCTCCTACTGCGGCGGCGGCGAGGCCCTGGCCATCCCCTTTGAGCCGGCTCGCTTGCTACCCCTGGCGGCCAACGGGCGCCTGTACCACCCGGCACCTGAGCGCGCAGGCGGCGTGGGCCTAGTGCGCTCCGCCCTGGCCTTCGAGCTCAGTGCCTGCTTCGAGTACGGACCTGAATCACCCACGGTTCCCTCTCACGTGCACTGGCAAGGTCGCCGCATCGCCCTAACTATGGATCTGGCCCCGCTGCTGCTCGCTGCCCCGCCGCCCTGA